A window of Cytobacillus sp. FSL H8-0458 genomic DNA:
TGGGTTTATTCTCTTTATCACAGGCAGGGCAGCTTTTACACTCACTAGTTTTGTGAAATTTATGTCCCTTTTCACAAATCCTTAAACTTTTAGCTACTGACAAGATAATTCCTCCAATTCTAGTCTAATCCTGTATTATCTATTATGAATCTTATATTAATTTTATAAACTATTCGTATTTTCCGCCACCCTGTCCATGACTTCCCTTTTCATTTAAGCTTCCCGACTGGTTAAAAAAGGATCGGCTGTAATGAACAGCCGATCTTTGAAATTCAATTTATACAGATGCTGCTGCAGCGTATTTTTCTTCTATTGTCTTCTTTAGGAAGGCAGCTAATTCGAGCATGCCATACTTACCGGCTTTCGCTTCCGCATCCGAATTATAGTTTGTGTTTGTATTAATATCATACGTAAAAATGTCACCTTCAGCATTTCTGATAAATTCGATTCCAGCGACTTGAATATCATTCCTGGCCAGAACCTCTTTATATTTTTCCAAAGTTTCGTCCTCAAAATCATCAATGATCTGGAACTTAGGCTTTTCTTCAACCTCTTCTCCTACGGGACAGAATAAGTCGCCAATCTGGCAGGCATCCGCGGGACAAAGTTCAAATCCTTCAGAAGTATCAACCCTGACAGCATAAACAAATCTGCCCCCAACAAATTCGCAGCGCGTGATATAGCTTTCAGGTGATTGAATATATTCCTGAATAAGAGTAATGCCATCTACCGGTTCTTCGAAGGAAGGGCTTTCCACATAAGATCTTAAAGCTTCAATACTATGGAATAATTGAACACCCAGACCTTTGCCGGCACGATTATGCTTTGTGATAAACGGCTGTCCGGCAAATGCTTCGGCTGCCTTTAGGATATTTTGTTTTCCAACAGCTGCAATTGTTTTTGGAGTCCTCACACCAGATTTATTTAACTCCAAGTATTGTAAAACCTTACTTACTTCAAGCTTTAAAGCGCTCGTTCCATTAATCACCGTACGGCCATGTGCTTCAAGCCAGGCCAATACTTGTCCGGAAAATTCAGCCGCAAAACGGTGGTCACGTGTATGAGAAGAAGCACTCATCCGGCTATAGAAAATACCTTCCGGCGGTTCTGACGATAAATCCAACGTTCCTTCATCTAAATGCCATTCCTCATAAGGAACACCCAACTCCTCCAATCTTTTTGAAAGATGGACTGTCCACTCACTATTTTCATGTATTACATAAACCTTGCTCATTATTCAGGCCCCTTTCTAGCTCTTTATTAAACTGCGTTTTTGTTCCACTAATGGCATTACCGTCTTTGCGAAGCGTTGCATTTCCTCCAGCTGAGGTGAGAATTGCAGCAACAGCAAGTCTAGGCCAGCTTCTTCAAATTGCAGAATCCGGTCAGCAATTTGCTCTGGTGTTCCTACTAAATTTGGACGCAAACCTCTATTGGAAACAGAGTAATCCTGCAGCTGAATCTGCTGCTCCAGATGTGACTTTGTCGTGAAGTCCTTAAAGCCGGCATAACCGCTGGAATCCTTCACAGCCGTGATTTTTTCAAGCTCAGCGAGAGCCTCTTCTTCTGTCTCACGGCAAATAACATACGCAGCCATTCCGAAAGAACTGAATGGTGCATTTCCCGTTTGTTCACGCCGGGCCTTCATTTCTCCTATTTTCCGGTCAATCTCTTCAACTGTTCCTCCGTGCATGACATAAGCATCACATTTTTCTGCAATGGTCTGCTTGCCTTTTTCACTTTCACCGCCTGCATAAAGAATGGGGTTAGGCCGTTGAACAGGCTTCGGTGCAAGCTTCGTTTCTTTTAAGTCGTAAAATTGGCCAGAAAAGCTGAAGGTATCTTCTGTCCATAAGCCTTTCAGAACATTAATGAACTCCTCGGTGCGGGCATAACGCTCATCATGTTCTGTAAAAATACCGCCATATTGACGCGCTTCTTCGGCCCACCAGGCAGAAACCATGTTTAGAGTAAAACGGCCTTTGCTGATTTGATCAATATTGGCAGCCATTTTTGCTGCTACTGCTGGATTATGAAAACCGGGGCGAACCGCGGTCATAATTTCAATTTTTTCCGTCACTGCGGCAAGCGCGGCAGCCGTAGACCAGGCTTCAAGAGAATCATGGTCCGGTCCTTTAATATCATT
This region includes:
- a CDS encoding LLM class flavin-dependent oxidoreductase, with amino-acid sequence MKYGFWLPIFGGWLRNVEDENMPPTFEYAKNVIQSAEKWGYSTTLIAELFLNDIKGPDHDSLEAWSTAAALAAVTEKIEIMTAVRPGFHNPAVAAKMAANIDQISKGRFTLNMVSAWWAEEARQYGGIFTEHDERYARTEEFINVLKGLWTEDTFSFSGQFYDLKETKLAPKPVQRPNPILYAGGESEKGKQTIAEKCDAYVMHGGTVEEIDRKIGEMKARREQTGNAPFSSFGMAAYVICRETEEEALAELEKITAVKDSSGYAGFKDFTTKSHLEQQIQLQDYSVSNRGLRPNLVGTPEQIADRILQFEEAGLDLLLLQFSPQLEEMQRFAKTVMPLVEQKRSLIKS
- a CDS encoding ATP-grasp domain-containing protein: MSKVYVIHENSEWTVHLSKRLEELGVPYEEWHLDEGTLDLSSEPPEGIFYSRMSASSHTRDHRFAAEFSGQVLAWLEAHGRTVINGTSALKLEVSKVLQYLELNKSGVRTPKTIAAVGKQNILKAAEAFAGQPFITKHNRAGKGLGVQLFHSIEALRSYVESPSFEEPVDGITLIQEYIQSPESYITRCEFVGGRFVYAVRVDTSEGFELCPADACQIGDLFCPVGEEVEEKPKFQIIDDFEDETLEKYKEVLARNDIQVAGIEFIRNAEGDIFTYDINTNTNYNSDAEAKAGKYGMLELAAFLKKTIEEKYAAAASV